A window of the Hordeum vulgare subsp. vulgare chromosome 5H, MorexV3_pseudomolecules_assembly, whole genome shotgun sequence genome harbors these coding sequences:
- the LOC123395890 gene encoding uncharacterized protein LOC123395890 encodes MGKLVRQCDMEVMKMAMLKHEETFRQQVHELHRLYRIQTQLMGADLSTRRQPRRRGNKQPRRALNLQLPADEYIVGAADEYIVGAVNDEDDDRCGTGAELELTLAVGGRRTGTARKNNVSKRGEAKHNGPGGLSSPFASDYSGGTSLSSSPPSSAEYSEGTVGVALHGYPGVPPCQRAMTFDLGVAEAMKQHQSPWQLVQCQYLSLRMT; translated from the exons ATGGGAAAGCTTGTGAGGCAATGTGACATGGAGGTCATGAAGATGGCCATGCTCAAGCATGAGGAGACCTTCAGGCAACAG GTTCACGAGCTACACCGCCTGTACCGCATCCAGACACAGCTCATGGGGGCCGACCTGAGCACCCGCCGGCAGCCGCGGCGGCGCGGCAACAAGCAGCCACGCCGGGCGCTCAACCTGCAGCTCCCCGCCGATGAGTACATCGTTGGCGCCGCCGACGAGTACATCGTTGGCGCcgtcaacgacgaggacgacgaccgcTGTGGCACTGGAGCAGAGCTGGAGCTGACACTCGCCGTGGGTGGGAGGAGGACCGGCACCGCCCGCAAGAACAACGTTAGCAAGAGAGGAGAAGCCAAACACAACGGCCCCGGCGGCTTGTCCTCCCCCTTCGCTTCTGACTACTCCGGAGGCACGAGcctctcgtcgtcgccgccgtcgtcggCCGAGTACTCCGAGGGCACCGTCGGGGTTGCGCTCCACGGTTACCCGGGGGTGCCGCCGTGCCAGAGAGCGATGACGTTCGACCTCGGCGTGGCGGAGGCGATGAAGCAGCACCAGTCGCCCTGGCAGCTGGTGCAGTGCCAGTACCTCAGCCTCAGGATGACATGA